AAAAAGCGGAAGAATCAGGTGTTGATCTAATCTCCTTCCCGGAGATGGCTATTACCGGTTATCCCCCTGAAGACCTTTTACATAAGGCCCAATTTATTAGGGTGTGGCTATTTTATATTACGATACAATTTCTTTTATAGGTAGGAGTTATGATATAAAGAGCTAAAAAAAAGCTCCTTTCTGCCGAGTTATGTAATGGAGGATTCAATAGCCCAGCAGAAAGGAGAACTGGGACGGTTCAC
Above is a window of bacterium DNA encoding:
- a CDS encoding nitrilase-related carbon-nitrogen hydrolase; translated protein: MLKFLRIGMAQINCTVGDLTGNTRKICEYIKKAEESGVDLISFPEMAITGYPPEDLLHKAQFIRVWLFYITIQFLL